A window of Primulina huaijiensis isolate GDHJ02 chromosome 9, ASM1229523v2, whole genome shotgun sequence contains these coding sequences:
- the LOC140984239 gene encoding T-complex protein 1 subunit eta-like, whose translation MIYEIALPSLGLVLTRTSLYLSDLSSSRVSGSGFDAIDVLNKLRQKHALPSGEGGPYGVDINTGGIADSFTNFIWEPPVVKIHAINAATETACLISSVDETAKNPKSESAQGDAAACAMGPAFRVRVRGMRRR comes from the exons ATGATTTATGAAATAGCACTTCCTTCACTCGGTCTGGTTCTTACCCGGACTTCCCTTTATCTTTCTGATTTGTCCTCCTCCCGAGTCTCAGGATCTGGTTTTGATGCAATTGATGTTCTGAACAAGCTGAGACAGAAACATGCTTTACCATCTG GTGAGGGTGGACCTTATGGTGTAGACATCAATACCGGTGGAATAGCTGATTCGTTTACCAACTTTATATGGGAACCACCAGTTGTGAAG ATTCATGCCATAAATGCTGCGACTGAAACAGCTTGCTTGATCTCAAGTGTCGACGAGACTGCGAAAAACCCAAAG TCCGAGAGTGCTCAAGGAGATGCTGCTGCATGTGCCATGGGACCTGCTTTCCGGGTTCGTGTACGGGGAATGAGGAGACGATAG